A window of Variovorax paradoxus genomic DNA:
GGCCGGCGAGGTGCAGCAGCGCCTGCTCGACGTGGCCCACCGGCGCACGCTGGCGCGCGGGGAATCGCTTTTTCACAAGGGCTCGCAGCCTGATGCGCTGTTCGGCGTGGTCAGCGGCTCGCTGCGCGTGAGCGTGGTCGCGCCGGGCGGGCGCGAGGCGGTGATCGCGATGCTCGAGCCGGGCCACTGGTTCGGCGAGGTTTCGCTGCTGGTGGGACGCGAGCGCGTCTACGACACCTGCGCGGTCGACACCACCGAGATGGCCGTGGTGGCGGCGGCGGACTTCCACCGGCTCGTCGCGGCGCATCCCGACGTGCACATGGCCTTCACGCGGCTGGTGTGCCTGCGGCTGCGTCAGGCGCTGGCCTGGATCGACGACGTGATCCTGATGCCGCTGCCCGTGCGGCTCGCGCACCGCCTGCTGACGCTCGATGCGCGCGCGCCGGGGCCGGGCGAAGGCGGTGGCACGCTGCTTGGCGTGTCGCAGGAAGACCTGTCGTTCATGCTCGGCGTGTCGCGCCAGAGCGTGAACCGGCAACTCAAGCTGTGGGAGGAAGACGGCACGCTGCGCGTGCGCTACCGCAGCATCGAACTGCTCGACCGCGCGCAGCTCGAGCGGCGCGCGGCCACGCCGAGCTGAGCCAGGAGAGGGAAGCTCAGTCCATCCGCGCGCCGGATGCCTTCACCGCCTTCTCCCAGCGCGGTGTTTCCGTTGCAAGGAAGCGCGCGAAGTCCTCGCTGCCCAGGTAGGCCGGGTCGGCGCCCTGGCTCACCATGCGGTCGCGCACTTCGGGGTTGTTCAGCACCTGCCTGAAGGCGTCGCCGAGCTTGGCGACCACGTCTTTCGGCGTGTCCTTCGGCGCGAGGAAGCCGTAGAAGCCCACCACCTCGAAGCCCTTGACGCCCGACTCGATGACCGTCGGCACGTCGGGCAGAGCGGGGTTGCGTTCGCGGCTGGTCACGGCCAGCGCGCGCACCTTGCCCTGCTTGTGATAGTTGGCCGCCTGCGGGATCGATTCGGCCATGAACTGCACCTGCCCGCCCATCAGGTCGGTGAAGGCCGGCGCGCTACCGCGGTAGGGGATGTGCACCATGAAGATGCCGGTCGCGG
This region includes:
- a CDS encoding Crp/Fnr family transcriptional regulator encodes the protein MPRTPIPADIPADVSAGSSSPGAQPSPVHNSDMRLAGEVQQRLLDVAHRRTLARGESLFHKGSQPDALFGVVSGSLRVSVVAPGGREAVIAMLEPGHWFGEVSLLVGRERVYDTCAVDTTEMAVVAAADFHRLVAAHPDVHMAFTRLVCLRLRQALAWIDDVILMPLPVRLAHRLLTLDARAPGPGEGGGTLLGVSQEDLSFMLGVSRQSVNRQLKLWEEDGTLRVRYRSIELLDRAQLERRAATPS